The segment CCCTAGAGAAAATGGTTGTGAATTGAGACTCTATTTAGTAGATTCTTTTATGTTTATAGTGTTGTTTTGTGCTTTTGGCTAATGTTGTTTCCTTTATGTTGTCTCTAGACTCTATTCAACTAGTTTAGTTCATTTTTTTTTATCTAGTTGGATCATATTGTGTTTCTTGTTGGCTTTTCCTCCAAGCCTTTGGATTTGTTAGTCTTTTTTGTTGCTACTTTGTAAGGGGGGTTGGGGGGCCTTCCCCcacttatcttaataaaaaataattgtatggattaaagtaggaaGGAAAGCTCAATCAATTATTGAGGTCAAATATCTCATGTTTCAATTATGTGGCTTGAGTGTTTCTATTAAATGTCGTGTAAACTTTGTTGCCTCTAATTCCTAGAAAGGGAAATATAGGGAGGGCCATCACAAATGAACCCTCAAGgattatatatatgtgtacatatctATCTTTTTATGTAAGCTAGTAATATCTTGTGCAATATTATATGTTAAGTAGAGATACTACCCTTGCTATGGTTAACTTTATGAAACTATCTATTctaattcaaataaaaaaaattggtcaATGAAGAGGAGTTCAAGGCTTAAAGAGATGTAAAATATATTTCCTAGTAAAAAGAAATATTATAAAGTTGATTAGATATCTAATTCTATTTGTGCCTAAGTTACGATTCTTCCAATTCTACCATCATCCTTTTGCATTTAATCAATCTAGAAATGTTATAATTTAGTACTAGCTAATCTTCTAATTTCATAATTTGATATCTTAGAGATTACATATTCAACAATCCTTACATTTTAAATTTTTCATATGGTAGTTATGATAGGCATTACGTTTTTGTCAAGGATAAGTTTTTTAAGGATCCtagatatgcattttttttttcaagcttCTCTAAAAGTCCAACACTAGAAAATAGATTTTCTTGCAAGTCATCACTGACCAAGAAAGCACACAAATCTTTTAAAATCCTTACCTAGAAGTAACCACTGACAAAGAAAGCACGTGTAcatatttaatttcttttttcaGTTATTCATCATCAATGTGACATCCTTGTGACACTATATTTTATGCTCCTATTCAATCACTATAGTAAAATTTGTTGCTCTTGATCCAAGAAGGTCAATCACACATATATAATCATAGTTAACTACAAAATTAGGATAAGGATAAAAGATGTACTAATCATAACCATCAACTAGTAAGGGAATAAAAAAATTGTaatgtaaatataaattaatttcaaaaatatatatatttttattgaaattttcagAAAAAATAGATATAATACTTGCTCATATATATAACTCACAATCTGATTCTAATTACGTTTATGTTAAATACACTTACATTTTGAGACAATAGAACAGTAATTTCTTGGATAACGAACATAACGGACCCAATATTTCCAAGACAAGGTCCAAGTTGAATGATTAAAATACAACAATCGTTCATCCTTTGTATCTACATCTCCTTTTTGTAAACTGCAGTCTCATTTGGTGACAATAGAGTAGTAATTTCTTGGAGAGCAAACATGGCACACCGAATCTTTCCAAAACAAGGTCCAAGTTAATCATTCAACGTTCAATGGAGTTGATTTATTATTCGACATTCAAGTTAGTTGTTTTACTCATCGACTATGACCATTTCTTGCGTGCCTTTGAACGGCCCATTTCTCGTGCAGCccctataattttttatatttcctaCGGAGATAACACGTTCTTTCCGTCTTCGCAAGCCCAACTCAATTTTCACTGGTATATAAACAGCTAGAGAAAGTCATATGCACACCAAGATACAAACATACTAAACAAGAAATTCAGAATTGGGTATTCCAAGAATGAAGGCGATAGATGTTGAGGTGACTGTGCCCAGCTATCTGAGGTGCCCCATCACGCTGGATCTGATGAAGGATCCTGTGACTCTCTGCACCGGCATTACATACGATCGCCATAGCATCGAAACCTGGTTAGATGCCGGCAAAAACATCTGCCCGGTCACAAACCAGATTTTGCATACTCAGGACAAAATCCCAAATCACGCTCTCCGTCGAATTATTCAGGATTGGTGTGTGGCCAACAGCGGCCAGGGAATCGAACGAATTCCTACGCCCAAGGCGCCTCTCGATCCCGCCCACCTCAATGCAATTCTCGCGGAGATTTCGTCCGGGGAGAAGGAATCCATACGGAAGCTGAAGCGATTGGGCAGGGAAagtgataggaataaaaaatgcaTTGCCTCTTCAAATGCATCCTCTGTTCTCGCATCCGTTTTTGCTAAGCACAGCACTGAGGCTTTGAATCGTTCGCAACGGTCTGTAGAGATTTGTGAAGAGGCTCTGGGGGCTCTCACTATGACTTTACCCCTGACTTCCCAGGCCCTGGATTCGCTTGCCTTATCTGATGCCATTGCTTGTCTTGTATGCAATCTCCGAGAGGGCAATCCCGAGGCAAAGAACAGTGCTGTTACGATTCTTCGGGAAATGGTTTCCAAGGATAAATACAGAGACATGGCTGGGAAAAGAGAGGGATTGGCAGAGGGTTTGGTGAAGCTTCTGAGAGAGCCCATAAGCCCAGCGGTGAGAAAAGCAAGCCTGGCCATAATATACAACATTGCACTGAGGAAAAGATACATGAGCAAGGTCGTGGAAGCGGGTGCTGTTCCTGTATTGGTGGAGATGCTTGTAGATGGAGATCGGAGCATATGTGAAAGGGCATTGTTGGCGCTAGACGTCCTTTGCTATTGCACAGAGGGCCGAGCTGCGGCTTCTGCGCATGCTTTAACTCTACCAGTGGTTGTTAAGAAATTGTTGAGAGTGTCTGAGTCGGCTACCGAATTGGCAGTCTCTATTTTGTGGAATATTTGCCAGAATTCATCCAACTGTGGGGCTGTGTGGGAGGCGCTGCATGCAGGAGCCTTCGACAAGTTGCTGTTGACAGTGCAGGTGGGATGCTCTGAGACAACGAGGAATAAAGCAAGCAAATTACTTAAACTTTTCAACGCCTACCCACAGGATTGGGAATGTGCAGAGACACTCCATTTGTATCAGTTAAAGCGTTCCTTCTAAATTTAAGTCATCAGGCAACCTATTCTCATCGACAAGGGAAGAAGTTATCTATCCTAGCAATGCACAATTTTGTGGGGGACTCTTTTGAGGACTATTTTAAAAAGATCTTTATTTACAAGATATTGGTTACAATTTAAAAtcttaaaatattaataattataaatcaaaTATAATAAGAATCATACAAATAAAGATTTAATAGATTACAAAAATAAATATGGAAAAATTCTTTCACATAATAAAATCTTATAAAGTTTCATTTTATTaaaaacatttataaaatataattcattAAAAATAGATTAAATTTGGGGATACTTCTCCTTACTTTCACATGGCAAATAATACTTTATGTGTATAATGATATAACTCACTCTAAAACTTCAAATTCATTCTCTATCAAATGAGAGAGAGAACCTCTTTAAATATAGGAGAAAGAGTGGAAAATACCTAAAAGGGTTTTACGGGAGTGAGCTGCATAGTTGAACACTCTAACTTTGTGCCTCATAAAATCTTATATGGATATTTCAAATTACTCTCAATTTAGTGCAACTGTTTACTTGTCAAGTCGCCTACTTGAAAAAACTTGTTTTTGAGTCAACATGGTCAAATGTGATGCCTCATCAACATGTTTTTTTGCTAAGGTGTCCAAAATAGTCACCCAAAAAGTAAGACCAATAGTTGTGCACTAGGTCATGTTAATTGGTGCACTGATGTAGCATCACACAATTGGTTGTTTTttcagattgctgaaatctttttgGGGATAAGTATTTACTAGACTCTTTTTGTGCTCTAGTAAAGGACTTATTGTTCCCAACTACCATCTGCAATATTGGACCCTACTCCACTAAGGGCTCCTTTTCCCTAGTCATAGTTATTGAAAGCaacctgtagcatcgtaaattgtacgcactcgctagggtggtacaatttcgcacctagtttagcacccgccttagtgcattttgcattctgcattgcatttctccttaagcacttaattaatcaaattaattaggtctaaggtcttacttCATCAtgctctacatcataaagttgggccctttcactaaagcgcgcccttcgcattttattcctccaatacaccacttaatcaaaaaccctaattaagtcctatttcgaacttgggggcttggtttcggggtcaaaacatctcgaaatcacctgtaacttcgggattctctctaaaatcatcatatccgacggccctgaaaatttggtgaaaagttgtcgggaccatggcgcccatgcaacatggtcctggacatttttcccgaaattttgggagcacgatccaatcataaaataaagcttaaccccaagaaattggcgggatattcaatctctaggtcggccaaaatacgaatttacgacctagggtttcatacataaaagctctctttcctcatttgaagggatccaatttttgtttccaggaacttgatATGCaccgaaagagcagatctttgaagacttcaacaacactcaacatcattctattaagcatctatcaaatttattcattcatccaattagggcttggaagacattgaagaacaataggagattaccgactgaagattggcttgtactcctcccttgagggttgggtatgatttcatattgttttcatgtccttacataagctttgatatatcatgtattcatgctttagatcacattgcatcttgatttagagcatttgcattatcatttacaagcaattagggtttactttctagggtGCTCTagcttgctttcttgcattttggaccttgcatacacactaggtctgcacacacaatacattttacaaaacaacttggctattcgtggaggtggaaatcaccgaagcgggggtttgactaaggcaaaaccctatatagccgcccttcccccttttcagatattattgcaggttttgggattcggacgacgccgcgggacacagatccggaaagaggagacaaagacagaactctgtgtgcaattgcagctcagaagactgggacaggggcgctgggcaccctggtcctgccaggacaggggcgctgggcgccctggtccctgggacagaggcgctgggcgccctggtccttcggacagacagctttccggcagtttccagacagtgtttcagggtgcagaacagtggtttccggtgcagttttcaggacagtggcgcccgcgcccccgtcccaaacattttcagtccgatttcgactccgggtacatatctgcgtTCTCATTTTATCCTTGCATTTATAGCTgttcattgcttaatctcaattctgcaaattggttactagttcatacttacactttgaggttagggtttgaacttgtatcattttagctttcaatttcaacaagggaataggaatcctaatagatatctcgtggctctctctttcaccaaaagaagtagccaattgtgcgatatctctaggctctttcgtattccgtaatgtgtgtcaaaagttaggattagggtacattgtcctagtctcgctttttcccctacacattttggtgaacccgacgtgaatctatcattgcttcctcttgcattgcatttgttagatctagatctagatttagtgtgtttttcattaaaagaaaaaaaaaagagaaaacttgtgtttctttgcattgtgtgtttcaattttatgcaatcttttcaaaatgtcagatttttatttgcaaaatgttcatacttttgatgattattatgagtatagccaagatgaattagatgaagctttagatgagtttttaaaccctaaggatgctaaaccttcattttaccaaaaactcataaaccttgttactatgccatttaggtgtgatgagaaagataggttgaatgattcctctcaaggatacattcctatccactcttcccctgaatctagtaacatggttgttttcaataatcccctctatgaggagatgtctccttttgaatcaaaagacaaacccttTAACTgatatgattatgctttgttggatgatgcccttgatgactttgtggctttgtcgaaacctataaacaaaaacaagacctctaagttggttaacatgataaatttgaatgaatataacaagcctctctttgaagtccaaggtgcttatccttctcccacctttcaaattcctaagactcctctccttactgtccaagggagatatgatcatgattccttttgtactctgaataaaccaatcattaccgtacaaggaagacaacctacaagtccttacaattatgctaagcaaataactagagagagttatcatgcggttgcccatacttatcataccagaaataataagcaacctaatcctcctcctgttattccagttttgcttcctaatcctcaaccgattcttcctcaagctccccgtatttcgcaagttatgggtaaggaatatgatctcatagaacagcttaaagctacccctgctaagatatccctttgggatttgattcaaacttcttccgcttatcatggaatgttacaagatgccttgaaagatttgaatgttcctccaccgaatacatctagtaatatagcatcttttgttaactctgtgatgaatcctaaacctcaaattgtgtttacgcaagatgagttgcctactagtgaagtccaacaacaatatgatcccttgatgattgtggttgtcatgaaagacactgctataagacgaacactagtagataatggctctggccttaatgtgtgtagcatcaatctgttgcataagatgaatgtggatacatctcttatggagcctgactctcgttctattcgtggctttgataatgtggctaagacttcattgggtatcatcaccttacctctcacagtgggacctgttactttgcctactcctatccatgttatgccgggaaatttaacatacaacttgttattagggaggccttggattcacagcatgcaagctgtcccctctacattgcatagacaagttaaattcatctacaacaataagacatatactttgatgggagatactaattttcaagcatgtctacaaacatctaaaggagatttttctaagccatcctcgtctagtgatgactctttaaacaagaaacctatcgatgagtcttcgctttccgatgatcaaaatccttgggatgaatctggAATTCCTAAGAAAGATCCTTCTcagcttgaaactacacataaaaaggattttgatcctgagaaagttctcatagaagatgattggggatctcttgactttaaccctacctttgtgggtgaatataagattccttctagagaacttaaagttgaaaagaaggaagaagctgaaaatcacaaagttgaaaagaaagaagaaactaaaaatcaatcaaccctgcctgaagctatgagtaataattttgtggccgcttctcaaacttcctcttctcacatctataactatgaagagtttgattctttgtcttatgaaaaaccaccttcttttcctgaaatggctgatcgctatggtcgtggttttcgcattttttctaagcatgggtatcatggaaaaggttgtggtgctaatgaacaagggattagagttcctctagagactaattttcacaattatgcctttggacttggttataatccctgcagacgtactaaagcctctaaaagaccatgcattagtgttaatgctatctctacatctttatcaatacaacaccctgagtatattgatgaggattcttcgggtgattgtgctctagatatcttccctaccgatgatgctttagctgagttcttgggagcctatgacactcttcctcgttatcatcacaataggggactcccttattgtttgaacactgaagcttattttggaaaagagattgataatgataagattgtgaaagaattccctcagttaaaggatactcctcaacaaagtaatctcctcataagtgatacccttgaggttaagatggatccttgcaataaagaaaaaatcattaaaattggaaaatgtttggatgaagaggaacagaaacaatatgaagaactattgcacgaattccctgagatctttgcttgggcatattctgacatgcctggtatagatcctaagattgttactcataatatcgtcttagtacctgatgctaagcctgtgaaacaaaagattcgaaaaatgaatcctaagatagctctgcttgttaaagctgagattgaaaagttattggaagctggatttatccgccctattgactattccccctggatttcaaacattgtcgctgtggctaaaccagataacaaaataagaatgtgtaccgactttcgggatctaaataaggcttctttaaaagatgatttccctcttccaaacattgacatgatagttgattctacggcaggacatgccttgttatccttcatggatggtttttcaggctataatcaaattttcattaatcctcaagatcaatacaaaaccgctttcaccactccttggggtatgttttgttggataatgatgccttttggacttaaaaatgccggtgcaacttatcaacgagcgatgacccttatctttcatgattatatgcataagattttagaggattatgttgatgatattttggctaaatcctttcttcgcatggatcatgttaaagtccttcgtcaaatcttcgaaagaatttgtaaatatcacatgcgcttgaatccccgaaaatgtgtttttggtgtggatagtggaaaactattaggattcatagtttcgcatcgtgggattgaggtggacactaagaaaatagatgctattgttaacatgccacctcctcgaaatgtctctcaacttaaaagcttacaaggaaagattcaagctattcgtaggtttgtgtctcaacttgcggatcgtacctttccttttactcaacttcttaaaaaggatatcacttttcagtggaatgaggattgtcaacaagcatttgaagatttaaaagtgtatttggctagtcctcctattcttcaacctgccgaaccttctaaaccctttatcctgtatacagctgcttcttctcatgctctcgcagcattgttagcacaacatgataaagatggtaaggagtgtccggtgtattacataagtcgtactttactcgattatgagacccgatattctgtgatagaaagacaatgcttggccgtggtgtttgcgactcagaaattgagacattatcttttaaattcagaagtccatgtcatggttaagtttgatccgttgaagcatcttttctctaaaactgatttatcaggacgtctcgctaagtgggttatgatgttaactgaatttgaccttaaatttgtttcacaaagagcaattaaaggacaagcgttgaccgatcacttagttgaggccccttcacccttctccttccctaaccctgagtcctttcctgatgacttcattctttctatagagaaagatgaaacttgggagttattctttgatggctctaagtgtcgtacgggatcgggggcaggtgttgttctgatttctcctacaaagaaacctattcccttgtcatatcgtctaaatttcctgtgtaccaataacattgttgagtatgaggctcttatagcaggaataaaagcagccttagctcttaatataaaacacatacatatctatggagattcgcaattgattataagacaagtaacaggaatatatcaagcaaaacaagacaaattatcacaatataaagaccttgctatatctttattacaaaatttcgattcttataccatggaacctgttcctcgaaaagataatcgacatgcggatgcaatggcatgtgtggcttcgttagtatctttagaggaccctttggtcgatcttaacttcgttattcacaatcttacttctccagctattgaagatgattctagcttggtaacatgttgtgactttgtagattcggatgaatggttctcgcatatcgtacgatatttgaccgatggtaccttccctgattctgctaataggaacactagggctaaaatccgcaagctgtctgctaggtatatcatcctttctaatgtcctttatcgaaggggttatgatggtcttcctcttcgttgtcttaacaagtcagaaatccctgttgctcttgaagaggcacattcgggtgcctgtggggggcattttgggggcaaatccctggttcataggttgcttcgtatgggatactattggcaaactatgcagaaggattccttctcatttgttaagaaatgtcaccaatgtcaacaacacaataacctgattcatgctcctgcccaagaactccgctctcaaatagcttcttggcccttctccgcatggggtttggatcttattggaaaaatctctcctccttcatctcaaggacacaccttcattataaccgcaacagattactttacgaagtgggtagaggctattccccttcgctctactactgctgaagtgatttgtcaatttcttctagaaaacattatttctcgatttgggataccttccactattatctcagataatggaacattgtttaaaaacaaggatgtgaagaaattcctcgaggaGTATCATATCAaccatcgattttctacaccgtattaccctcagtcaaatggtcaagctgaatcatccaataagataattgagcaaattcttcgtaaaaccgtaaataagcatggtaaggattggagtaaccagctaatctaagctctttgggcttaccgaacaagtgtacgaattgctacgggaactactccttataatcttgtttatggtgctgacgctattatgcccttagagttagaaattccatcacttagggtttctcttaaaggtatagtagatgatgactcctatagagaacaacgacttcaacagcttgagatgcttgatgaacagcgtataaacgctcttgagcatattcaagcgtatcacaaaactctacagcgaagctataatgataaggttattcaacgttccttctcagtaggtgatttagtcctttatgagaatcagcgcaatgtgaatgccttgctggccgaaaagggaaaatttagtcctaattggcttggaccatatatcgtcattgaggattatggatcaggtgcttacaaaatagcggatgtagacggtacgcctcttaaagaacctatcaatgctatgcacttgcgtagatattatgcttaaattcttcacttcttatctatcttcttcaacattggataatatgttagtgtttcttaattaaaagcaaaatagaattaaatgttatgatgtttgatctatattgcttcattcctgacaagcatttcttcttactttatagtttgtcttgaattcattaatgtaaattgtaaaaggtttacattttcataatgctagcatattatacagtgtctttatgtgtgttaagtagaatcgtatcatgttgtgtttaagttcaaaattaaatcacattagttatatgattcttagacttaatgcatatttcttccttatcatcaatgttgtacttgattaaatattttaattaagtcacacatgtatcaatttaatcatggagcattgagaaatcaatcacatagaaattaaatcctgaacatacatgtacatttaccaaatgtattagatttaatcaaaacaaaatatacattgttttaggcattaaagataacacatttgagacaaaacaagaagcatgtatatatatatatatatatatatatatatatatatatatatatatatatatatatatatatatatatatatatgtggatcgtgtacaaacatgggtcactgtatatccaaaatgtgacctctctcttacatcatacaatcatctcctatccctagggctagtggctggagagtgacgactggatgctccctcctgatctggccgtggaggtggacccatgggtgtgtaccgcgatacagatcatgagtgactccgagaggaactcctacgatccctatccatgaggatcgcacgataggtggtagcctcggtctgggctgctactagatctcgccgcacctgctagaggtcctctgataggactctctctctctgccccgcctgatggaggtcctctgataggactctctctctgccccgcctgatggagatcctctgataggactctctctctctgccgtgcctgatggagatcctccgataggactccctctctctgccgtgcctgacggagatcctctgataggattctctctctctccctccatatatctatcTGTAatcagaatgggaaaaacaaatcctcatgctgacctgcgttcccctgaggcctgtaggcaatctgtgaggaactagggatctgtgctatcatggagatgtctgtcattgcctactgaatcaaggaacgccattcctgcacattagctgtggccgTAGAACAGAtcttttgttagtaccattctatatcatcaaagcattaatcaatcaatataaacctactatacctggatctccctcgcgctagtagggatcatgatatggtagcatctgtgactgggaaccgctaggctctcctcgctcgaatactctatccacgatgggtgtaggctagacggtactggtgacaggtctccgtatcgcctcctgttccccctgttggggaataaaaggtggatccagagctatggtatcatctcctgaatggtggggagctgcatccgactcctcctcatcatctctatcatcctcctcgtcgtcctcctcatcatcctcatcctcatccgcatcatcacctgcatcttcctcgtcctcctctctatctgcatcctcctcctcctcgtcactgggctgatcgcctgtaggtggatcaggatctcccgcctcctcgtgaccctctccctcatctggctcctctgacctggatccctcatcctcgtctcggtctccatgtctccatgggcctagatagcctgtcggatgatctagtggaaagataggacctggatatgatctcatgaaccatgaaacatatctacgctgtgctccaggctctgcagaatagtcagtgactacatcctgatctgatccctccaagtctgtcgtctcgatatcatccaccgtcggtctcgctactgctctaggtctgggaaggacccgtgagtgtcgagtatagatgggcacatcagctgggacacactgctctagtccgaa is part of the Cryptomeria japonica chromosome 10, Sugi_1.0, whole genome shotgun sequence genome and harbors:
- the LOC131054432 gene encoding U-box domain-containing protein 21-like; translated protein: MKAIDVEVTVPSYLRCPITLDLMKDPVTLCTGITYDRHSIETWLDAGKNICPVTNQILHTQDKIPNHALRRIIQDWCVANSGQGIERIPTPKAPLDPAHLNAILAEISSGEKESIRKLKRLGRESDRNKKCIASSNASSVLASVFAKHSTEALNRSQRSVEICEEALGALTMTLPLTSQALDSLALSDAIACLVCNLREGNPEAKNSAVTILREMVSKDKYRDMAGKREGLAEGLVKLLREPISPAVRKASLAIIYNIALRKRYMSKVVEAGAVPVLVEMLVDGDRSICERALLALDVLCYCTEGRAAASAHALTLPVVVKKLLRVSESATELAVSILWNICQNSSNCGAVWEALHAGAFDKLLLTVQVGCSETTRNKASKLLKLFNAYPQDWECAETLHLYQLKRSF